One segment of Vulpes lagopus strain Blue_001 chromosome 8, ASM1834538v1, whole genome shotgun sequence DNA contains the following:
- the DNAJC18 gene encoding dnaJ homolog subfamily C member 18 isoform X2 → MAATLGSGERWTEAYIDAVRRNKYPEDRPESHDPCGCCNCMKVQKEKKSEHEWNQTRQGEGSATYTEEQLLGVQRIKKCRNYYEILGVSRNASDEELKKAYRKLALKFHPDKNCAPGATDAFKAIGNAFAVLSNPDKRLRYDEYGDEQVTFTAPRGRPYNYYRDFEADITPEELFNVFFGGHFPTGNIHMFSNVTDDTHYYRRQHGRERMQTRKEEEDKPQTTYSAFIQLLPVLVIVIISVITQLLAANPPYSLFYKSTLGYTISRETQNLQVPYFVDKNFEKAYRGASLRDLEKTIEKDYIDYVQTSCWKEKQQSSKEGVISTHRLKVYFWH, encoded by the exons ATGGCTGCGACTCTGGGCAGCGGGGAGCGCTGGACCGAAG CTTACATTGATGCAGTTAGAAGAAACAAATACCCAGAAGACAGACCTGAAAGTCATGACCCATGTGGCTGCTGTAACTGCATGAaagtacaaaaggaaaaaaaatctgagcatgAGTGGAATCAAACCCGGCAGGGTGAGGGGAGTGCCACTTACACTGAGGAACAGCTGCTTGGGGTACAAAG GATCAAGAAATGCAGAAATTACTATGAAATTCTGGGAGTTTCTCGAAATGCCAGTGATGAAGAGCTTAAGAAAGCTTATCGAAAACTTGCCCTGAAATTTCACCCTGACAAGAATTGTGCTCCTGGAGCAACTGATGCTTTCAAAG CGATAGGAAATGCCTTTGCAGTCCTGAGCAATCCTGACAAGCGACTCCGCTATGATGAATATGGAGACGAACAGGTGACTTTCACTGCCCCTCGAGGCAGACCTTATAATTATTACAGGGACTTTGAAGCTGATATCACTCCAGAAGAGTTATtcaatgtcttctttggaggacaTTTTCCTACAG GAAATATTCATATGTTTTCAAATGTGACAGATGATACCCACTATTACCGCCGGCAGCATGGACGTGAGAGGATGCAGACACggaaggaagaagaagataaGCCTCAG actaCATATTCTGCATTTATTCAGTTACTTCCTGTTCTTGTGATTGTGATTATATCTGTCATTACTCAGCTGCTAGCTGCTAATCCCCCATATAGTCTATTCTATAAATC GACCTTGGGCTACACCATCTCTAGAGAAACACAGAACCTGCAGGTGCCTTATTTTGTGGATAAAAACTTTGAGAAGGCCTACAGAGGAGCATCTCTCCGTGACCTGGAGAAGACGATAGAGAAGGATTACATTGATTATGTCCAGACAAGTTGTTGGAAGGAGAAACAACAAA